From Dreissena polymorpha isolate Duluth1 chromosome 15, UMN_Dpol_1.0, whole genome shotgun sequence, a single genomic window includes:
- the LOC127860957 gene encoding gastrula zinc finger protein XlCGF26.1-like: protein MTLVCEICGKTFKSKWGLKLHDKRHRGTGRFACCGKTFYTKQAFNRHRCSIHGVEKPFPCEQCGKKFSTKDDLNRHVRREVAAKQFTCSICNATLREKIDLQAHLATHNGEKNFACDMCEKRYRHRSSLSKHRSAKHRA from the exons atgacgctcgtgtgtgaaatctgtggaaagacatttaaatcgaagtgggggttaaagcttcatgataagcgccacagagggactggacgattcgcctgttgtggaaaaacattttacacaaaacaggcgttcaacagacacag atGCAGCATTCATGGTGTTGAAAAGCCGTTCCCCTGTGAACAATGCGGCAAAAAGTTTTCAACCAAAGATGACCTGAATCGTCACGTCCGGAGGGAGGTTGCTGCAAAGCAATTTACCTGCTCAATTTGCAATGCAACGCTCCGGGAGAAAATTGACCTTCAGGCCCACCTTGCCACCCACAATGGAGAGAAAAACTTTGCTTGTGATATGTGTGAAAAGAGGTACAGGCACCGCAGTAGTCTATCAAAGCACAGATCTGCAAAGCACCGGGCCTAG